The Salvelinus namaycush isolate Seneca chromosome 16, SaNama_1.0, whole genome shotgun sequence genome has a segment encoding these proteins:
- the LOC120060747 gene encoding PRELI domain containing protein 3B-like — MKIWTSVHIFNHPWETVTKAAMQKYPNPMNTGVVGVDVLNRHVDTQGRLCSNRLLSTEWGLPSLAKTLIGITRTNTYIQEHSVVDPKENTFELQSTNISCTNIVSVDEKLTYRPHPQDPEKTILTQEALISVKGISLSSYLEGLMAKTISANAGKGREAMEWVIRRLNTEIEELAATAQATIRIPMAAAVTEK, encoded by the exons ATGAAGATCTGGACATCAGTACACATATTCAA CCACCCGTGGGAGACAGTGACCAAGGCGGCAATGCAGAAGTACCCCAACCCCATGAACACTGGCGTGGTAGGGGTGGACGTGTTGAACAGACACGTGGACACACAGGGTCGGCTATGCAGCAACAGACTGCTCAGCACAGAGTGGGGACTGCCCTCCTTGGCCAAGACT CTCATTGGTATAACACGAACAAACACATACATCCAGGAACATTCGGTGGTAGACCCCAAGGAAAATACCTTTGAGCTACAATCTACAAAT ATTTCATGTACTAACATAGTATCTGTGGACGAAAAGTTAACATACAGGCCACATCCGCAGGATCCCGAAAA GACCATACTGACACAAGAGGCACTGATCTCTGTGAAAGGAATTAGTCTGAGCAGTTACCTGGAGGGGCTCATGGCCAAAACCATCTCAGCAAATGCAGGCAAA GGACGAGAGGCGATGGAGTGGGTCATCAGGCGGTTAAACACAGAGATCGAGGAGCTGGCAGCGACTGCACAGGCCACAATCCGCATCCCCATGGCAGCAGCAGTCACAGAGAAATGA